DNA from Verrucomicrobiota bacterium:
CGAAAGATGACCTTGGCCCAATCGGCATAATAGAATTTAAGCGGCATGCCGGTAATGACGAGGGTCAGGAAACTGGTGATAACCAGAAAGTGCAGGAACCGCTGGAACGGCGTGAAGCGCACAAAGACATCCTGGCCGTGTTCGGCCTGCTTTCGGGCTTCACGATAGGCAGCCGGATCGCGCAGGAACAGGAGCGCAGAACGCACCAGCCAGAAGAGGGTATGCGCGCCAAAGAACACAAATACGCCCAGTAACAACGACGTCATGAACACGAACGTGGCATTCAAGATCGGGTAGTTTTTTCGATCCAGCGGGTTGGCGTGCGCCATATACCGGGTAAAGTTGGGGTTGGCGTCGGCATGGCATTGCTGGCACGTCTGCAAAATATTCTTCTGGGAAAGCGCCGAGGCGGGATTACTGGGTGGCAAGACATTGTGATGACCGTGGCAATCATAGCAGGCCGCCACCTCCGGGACGACATTGGGCTTCCCAAGCGCCAAGGCCTTGCCATGGTAGGTGTCGCGATAATGCTTCAAACGGTCCTGGTGACACGCGCCGCAGCGTTGGTCGCTGGTTTGCTTGAAATGCGCGGAGCGCGGCGGCTCGATCTTGTGACCGGGATGGCAATCAATGCAGACCGGAGCGCGCTTATCACCCTTGGCCAAAAGCTGCCCATGCACGCTTTGTCGGTAGATTTGTTCGACTTTGACATGGCATTTCGCACACGTATGCGCCAGGTTCAGCTTATAGACGGGGGAATTGGTGCTCTTGACGGTGGCAATATCATGGGAACCATGACAATCCGAGCAGGCGGCCAGCACCAGGTTGCCCAATGTTCGGCCATGAATACTATCCCCATATTCCGCTGCCGCTTTCTCATGGTTGGCCTGGGGTGCGTGGCACTGCGTGCACTGTGGCCGGGGAAGTTTGCTTTCGTGGACGAGCTCTTTCATCCCCCGATGGCAATCCACGCAGTTCATTTTACCATGAACCGACGCTTGAAAACTATTGGTGGCGAAGGCGGGTAAGGGTACTTCTTTGCCGTCCACCTTGCGGCTTTGTTTTTCCGAATGACAATCCAGGCAATCCGTATTGGAGAAGACCTCGACTTTGGCGGTGTTGGTGGCTTCCGCGCCAAAAACTGAGGCCAAAGACACCGTCAGACAGCCCAATGCGGTCACCAGAATTTTACGCATGCAGTTCACCATGGTGTTGCTCCCTACGGTCCACCCGTGTGACAATCATTGCACAGCCCGTCGTAATCGCCACCCGGATGTTTAAATTTTTGACCTTTGGCCTCCAACTGTTCGAGTTCCTTGCCACTGCCTTGGGCCAGAATCACATGGCAGGTATTGCATTCATTGCCCTTGATGGATTGTTTGCCATCTTTGGCCAGATGCTTGTCGTCATGGCAACGGAAACAGCCGGGCCAATCCTTATGCCCAATGTTGTTAGGATAATTTTTCCAACTGGCCTTCATGAGCGGGAAGAAATTTTCCTGATAGATTTGCTGGACGACATCGATGGCGGCCTGGCCGGATGGGCCGGGATATTTGGCACCGAGGAAGCTGGCAATTTTCTGGGCGGCAGCCTCTTTCGTGGCGTATGGCTGCGTCAAAATAAACACTGCATTGGTCTTGACCCACGGGAGGCGGGCATCAATCTTCCCCAATGACATCGCCAGGTTTACGGCATCATTTGGAGATTTATAGACGTGGGCGGGACGATTATGACAATCCACGCAATCCATGCTGCGCAGGGTGTATTGGCTGATGTCATTGGTGAACCCCTTGGCGCGGTACTCCGTAACCACCCCCTGGGCATTGATCGTGCGAACCCACGGAATTTTCTGCCGGGCGGGGTCCGTGGCGATGTACTCCACTTTATTGCCGACATTCATGTGCCAGTGAATCCCACCGACCGGGCCATGCGAGGGATCCGCCCCACCCACCCGCATCACCATGCGCATGGAAAAGAACGTATTGGTTTCTTCACCCAGAAAATAGTTATACGTGCGGTCCAAATTACCCACGAATTTCTTCGGCCAGTGACAGCGTTCACAGGTATCCTGAGCCGGGCGAAGGTTATGGACAGGCGTGGGAATCGGGGTGGGATATTTTTTGGCCATGGTGGCATACACTTGATACGAGCCGGCCAGTTTGGAACGGACGAACCAAGTTGCCCCGGAACCGATATGGCACTCCGTGCAGGTGACGCGTGCGTGTGAGCCATGCTG
Protein-coding regions in this window:
- a CDS encoding NapC/NirT family cytochrome c; translation: MSTEQPVASEKMPSYFRNWISFAGLALAGASLFSFLLLFVLDSVRHGQSPYMGILTYLVVPAFLIAGLALTGVGWWLRRRQVRRDGTLAGAKDLTIDLAHPRDRKILVGFSIGVLCFLLLSAVGSYQTYHFTESVQFCGQLCHTVMEPEFVTYQHGSHARVTCTECHIGSGATWFVRSKLAGSYQVYATMAKKYPTPIPTPVHNLRPAQDTCERCHWPKKFVGNLDRTYNYFLGEETNTFFSMRMVMRVGGADPSHGPVGGIHWHMNVGNKVEYIATDPARQKIPWVRTINAQGVVTEYRAKGFTNDISQYTLRSMDCVDCHNRPAHVYKSPNDAVNLAMSLGKIDARLPWVKTNAVFILTQPYATKEAAAQKIASFLGAKYPGPSGQAAIDVVQQIYQENFFPLMKASWKNYPNNIGHKDWPGCFRCHDDKHLAKDGKQSIKGNECNTCHVILAQGSGKELEQLEAKGQKFKHPGGDYDGLCNDCHTGGP